The following are encoded together in the Mumia sp. Pv4-285 genome:
- a CDS encoding formylglycine-generating enzyme family protein, producing the protein MAARHDTELVPGGSLLQGSTDFYPEEQPVRQVEVGPLRVMRHTVTTTQFRRFVKDTGHVTVAEKSPDPADFPDADPADLVPGSLVFTPTAGPVPLDDWQRWWRWQPGADWRHPEGPGSNLDGRDKHPVIHVAHEDALAYAAWAGMRLPTEAEWEWAARGGLVGARYTWGEEFMPKGRVMANTWHGEFPWRNDIPKKHGMTTPVGSYAPNGYGLFDMAGNVWEWTSSPWSTSHAELPVASCCAPVAPSAPAAEGTRFVSKGGSHLCAPSYCHRYRPAARQGQEVHSTTGHLGFRCVADA; encoded by the coding sequence ATGGCAGCCAGGCATGACACGGAGCTGGTTCCGGGCGGTTCGCTCCTGCAGGGAAGCACCGACTTCTACCCGGAGGAGCAGCCCGTACGCCAGGTCGAGGTCGGCCCGCTGCGGGTGATGCGGCACACGGTGACCACGACGCAGTTCCGGCGGTTCGTCAAGGACACCGGCCACGTCACCGTGGCGGAGAAGTCGCCCGATCCGGCCGACTTCCCCGACGCCGATCCCGCCGATCTCGTGCCGGGGTCGCTCGTGTTCACCCCCACCGCCGGCCCCGTGCCGCTCGACGACTGGCAGCGCTGGTGGCGCTGGCAGCCCGGAGCCGACTGGCGGCACCCCGAGGGGCCCGGCAGCAACCTCGACGGCCGCGACAAGCACCCCGTGATCCACGTGGCGCACGAGGACGCGCTCGCGTACGCCGCGTGGGCAGGGATGCGGCTGCCCACCGAGGCGGAGTGGGAGTGGGCGGCCCGTGGTGGCCTGGTGGGAGCCCGATACACCTGGGGCGAGGAGTTCATGCCGAAGGGCCGCGTCATGGCCAACACCTGGCACGGCGAGTTCCCCTGGCGCAACGACATCCCCAAGAAGCACGGCATGACCACCCCGGTGGGGAGCTATGCCCCGAACGGCTACGGGCTCTTCGACATGGCCGGCAACGTGTGGGAGTGGACGAGCTCGCCGTGGTCCACCTCGCACGCCGAGCTGCCGGTGGCGAGCTGCTGTGCGCCGGTCGCGCCGTCCGCGCCCGCCGCTGAAGGGACGCGGTTCGTCTCGAAGGGCGGGTCGCACCTGTGTGCACCGTCGTACTGCCACCGCTACCGTCCCGCAGCGCGTCAGGGCCAGGAGGTCCACAGCACGACCGGCCACCTCGGCTTCCGCTGCGTCGCCGACGCCTGA
- a CDS encoding AMP-binding protein, giving the protein MTDDVETSAQSTAAALRPVSGTPPEVEAALRGWLAADADPAPLVIRTSGSTGRPKDVLLSRRAITSSAHATHARLGGPGQWLLDLPPQYVAGVQVIARSILSGSAPVVTAEHVGLEEAVAAMTGERTYASLVPTQLHRLAESGRLDVLATLDAVLVGGAALDPALRARAADAGVRVVRTYGMSETSGGCVYDGVPLDGVGLRIDVEHRVWLTGPVLFDGYDGDREATDEALRDGWLRTHDLGRLDADGRLQVLGRTDDVVISGGVNVVLPRVAAALRGADGVVDAVVVGVPDPEWGQLVVAVVAGTPAGVAALRDAVEAAGLPRSWAPRRVVIVDAIPLLDHGKIDRQAVRALAEA; this is encoded by the coding sequence GTGACGGACGATGTGGAGACCAGCGCGCAGTCGACGGCGGCCGCGTTGCGACCGGTGAGCGGGACGCCGCCCGAGGTGGAGGCGGCGTTGCGCGGCTGGCTCGCGGCGGACGCCGATCCCGCGCCGCTGGTCATCCGGACGTCAGGATCCACCGGGCGCCCGAAGGACGTGCTGCTCTCGCGGCGGGCGATCACGTCCAGCGCGCACGCCACCCACGCGCGGCTGGGCGGGCCAGGGCAGTGGCTCCTGGACCTCCCGCCGCAGTACGTGGCCGGAGTGCAGGTGATCGCACGGTCGATCCTCTCCGGATCCGCCCCGGTGGTGACCGCGGAGCACGTCGGGCTCGAGGAGGCGGTCGCCGCGATGACAGGGGAGCGGACGTACGCCTCGCTCGTCCCGACCCAGCTGCACCGGCTCGCCGAGTCCGGCCGACTCGACGTCCTTGCCACGCTCGACGCCGTTCTCGTCGGCGGCGCTGCGCTCGACCCGGCGTTGCGCGCTCGCGCCGCCGACGCCGGCGTTCGGGTCGTCCGGACCTACGGGATGAGCGAGACCTCGGGTGGCTGCGTGTACGACGGCGTGCCGCTCGACGGAGTCGGCCTCCGTATCGACGTCGAGCATCGAGTGTGGCTCACCGGGCCGGTGCTGTTCGACGGGTACGACGGCGACCGTGAGGCGACCGACGAAGCGTTGCGCGACGGGTGGCTACGGACCCACGACCTCGGACGCCTCGACGCCGACGGGAGGCTCCAGGTGCTCGGCCGCACTGACGACGTCGTGATCTCCGGCGGCGTCAACGTCGTGCTCCCGCGGGTCGCTGCGGCACTGCGCGGTGCCGACGGCGTCGTGGACGCCGTGGTCGTCGGCGTGCCCGACCCGGAGTGGGGGCAGCTGGTCGTCGCCGTGGTCGCCGGCACCCCGGCGGGCGTGGCGGCGCTGCGGGACGCGGTCGAGGCTGCGGGCCTGCCGCGCAGCTGGGCGCCCCGTCGCGTCGTCATCGTCGACGCGATCCCGCTGCTGGACCACGGCAAGATCGACCGCCAGGCCGTACGCGCGCTGGCCGAGGCCTGA
- a CDS encoding HNH endonuclease signature motif containing protein, whose amino-acid sequence MTSIGGYDPGHLTEVARRRAAAEAEELAALLAADDAAHREAATLGSALQRQLHVRAARMEIAVATRLSEGQLRSRLSEARDVRDRLPTVWAAHGEGRLDGYRVHLVAEALARLEREASVVRLDASVVAYASSHTASELRAWLRRFVARAEPDVLADRAARGREDRQVRVQHGDDGMSELWALLPTLQAATIDARLRREAGRLADAQDPAADPAPRTLAQKRADLLVAWTTGLHATADETPAVRPSVDVAVVMTAEALAGESDEPVVSSDGAWVVPAQELRDLLAGFASANLFWHRLLNDRAGRTLDHTYLGRFAPDLLARAVRLRDGVCQAPGCTVPAERCDLDHRVPWPRGDTSGGNIWPLCRRHHQLKSHGYLVPTTRDGPDHPWRLPSGRVVATERVSADPAEPTAPVTADSPASRLEGHLKRLVDLHAAAPG is encoded by the coding sequence ATGACGTCGATCGGCGGGTACGACCCGGGCCACCTCACCGAGGTGGCCCGGCGTCGTGCTGCCGCCGAGGCGGAGGAGCTGGCGGCGCTGCTGGCTGCCGACGACGCCGCACACCGTGAAGCGGCCACGCTGGGCTCCGCCCTCCAGCGGCAGCTGCATGTGCGTGCGGCCCGGATGGAGATCGCCGTCGCCACCCGGCTCTCCGAGGGTCAGCTGCGGTCGCGGCTGAGCGAGGCGCGCGACGTCCGCGACCGTCTGCCGACGGTGTGGGCGGCGCACGGCGAGGGGCGGCTCGACGGCTACCGCGTGCATCTCGTCGCCGAGGCGCTCGCGCGACTGGAGCGCGAGGCGTCGGTCGTGCGGCTCGATGCTTCGGTCGTCGCCTACGCGTCGTCGCACACCGCATCCGAGCTGCGCGCGTGGCTGCGGCGGTTCGTGGCACGGGCGGAGCCCGACGTTCTCGCCGACCGTGCCGCGCGCGGCCGTGAGGACCGGCAGGTGCGGGTGCAGCACGGCGACGACGGCATGTCCGAGCTGTGGGCGCTGCTTCCGACGCTGCAGGCCGCGACCATCGACGCGCGACTGAGGCGAGAGGCCGGCCGCCTGGCCGACGCCCAGGACCCCGCAGCCGACCCCGCCCCTCGTACGCTCGCGCAGAAGCGCGCCGATCTTCTCGTGGCGTGGACGACAGGCCTCCACGCGACGGCCGACGAGACTCCCGCCGTACGCCCGTCGGTCGACGTCGCCGTGGTGATGACGGCCGAGGCGTTGGCGGGTGAGTCCGACGAGCCTGTGGTGTCGTCGGACGGGGCGTGGGTGGTCCCCGCGCAGGAGCTGCGTGATCTCCTGGCCGGCTTCGCGAGCGCCAACCTGTTCTGGCACCGCCTGCTCAACGACCGGGCGGGTCGGACGCTGGACCACACCTACCTCGGGCGGTTCGCCCCCGACCTGCTGGCCCGCGCCGTCCGGCTGCGCGACGGGGTCTGCCAGGCTCCCGGCTGCACGGTCCCCGCCGAGCGGTGCGACCTCGACCACCGCGTCCCGTGGCCACGGGGTGACACCTCCGGCGGCAACATCTGGCCGCTGTGCCGACGCCATCACCAGCTCAAGTCACACGGCTATCTCGTCCCGACCACCCGGGACGGGCCCGATCACCCCTGGCGTCTTCCGTCAGGTCGCGTCGTCGCCACCGAGCGCGTGTCAGCAGATCCGGCGGAGCCGACGGCGCCTGTCACAGCCGACTCTCCCGCATCACGCCTCGAGGGTCACCTCAAGCGACTCGTCGATCTGCACGCGGCCGCGCCCGGTTAG
- a CDS encoding 1,4-dihydroxy-2-naphthoate polyprenyltransferase, translating to MATASQWIAGARPRTLPAAVAPVVAGTGAAVFADGAVWWKAVVCLFLSLALQIGVNYANDYSDGVKGTDDDRVGPMRLVGSGAASAGAVKRAAFVCFGVGAALGLVLAATSGWWLMVVGVAAIAAAWFYTGGSTPYGYRALGEVSVFVFFGLVAVLGTTYVQVGAFTWPSLAAAIGVGSLACAILVANNLRDIPTDTVSGKRTLAVVLGDRRSRIFFVALMVVALLTVWWLASYTPSALFGLLAFPWALRAATPVARGDKGLALLPTLRDTGLAELVYAVGIAVGLAVGA from the coding sequence GTGGCAACAGCATCGCAGTGGATCGCAGGAGCACGCCCCCGTACGCTCCCCGCCGCCGTCGCACCGGTGGTCGCAGGCACGGGCGCGGCCGTCTTCGCCGACGGCGCCGTGTGGTGGAAGGCGGTCGTCTGCCTGTTCCTGTCGCTCGCACTGCAGATCGGCGTGAACTACGCCAACGACTACTCCGACGGCGTCAAGGGGACCGACGACGACCGGGTCGGTCCGATGCGGCTCGTCGGCTCGGGCGCTGCGAGCGCCGGCGCAGTGAAGCGCGCCGCGTTCGTCTGCTTCGGCGTCGGTGCCGCGCTCGGCCTCGTGCTCGCGGCGACCTCGGGCTGGTGGCTGATGGTCGTCGGCGTCGCCGCGATCGCGGCCGCCTGGTTCTACACCGGCGGCTCGACGCCGTACGGCTACCGAGCGCTGGGCGAGGTCAGCGTCTTCGTGTTCTTCGGGCTGGTGGCCGTGCTCGGGACGACCTACGTGCAGGTCGGCGCGTTCACGTGGCCGAGCCTCGCCGCGGCGATCGGCGTCGGCTCGCTGGCGTGCGCGATCCTCGTCGCCAACAACCTCCGCGACATCCCGACCGACACGGTCAGCGGCAAGCGCACGCTGGCCGTGGTGCTCGGCGACCGGCGGTCGCGGATCTTCTTCGTCGCGCTCATGGTCGTCGCCCTGCTCACGGTCTGGTGGCTGGCGTCCTACACGCCGTCGGCGCTGTTCGGCCTGCTGGCGTTCCCGTGGGCACTGCGCGCGGCGACTCCGGTCGCCCGCGGCGACAAGGGGCTGGCCCTGCTCCCGACGCTCCGCGACACCGGTCTTGCCGAGCTGGTCTACGCCGTGGGCATCGCGGTAGGCCTCGCCGTCGGCGCCTGA
- a CDS encoding hemerythrin domain-containing protein — protein MPTSAIDLGRPVSGDVIDLILDDHRRFEDLLRQLRDASSDRDAVRRAFAALHVAHAEAEEKEVYPTLRRRDAIGAHEEEHGEEEHAEGNEALLTVLELKGTDTPTFDDAVEELARVVNHHLTEEELTILNPAREGVAERSRLALGEAFARERNAQIDADCGRIENVRAIVARAEKAGLLDDDE, from the coding sequence ATGCCTACCTCAGCCATCGATCTCGGACGTCCGGTCTCCGGGGACGTCATCGACCTCATCCTCGACGACCACCGTCGGTTCGAGGACCTGCTGCGGCAGCTGCGTGACGCCAGCTCCGACCGCGACGCCGTGCGCCGGGCGTTCGCCGCGCTGCACGTCGCGCACGCGGAGGCGGAGGAGAAGGAGGTCTATCCGACGCTGCGCCGTCGGGACGCCATCGGCGCGCACGAGGAGGAGCACGGCGAGGAGGAGCACGCCGAGGGCAACGAGGCGCTGCTGACCGTGCTCGAGCTGAAGGGCACCGACACCCCGACGTTCGACGACGCGGTCGAAGAGCTGGCGCGGGTGGTCAACCACCACCTGACCGAGGAAGAGCTCACGATCCTCAACCCGGCCCGTGAGGGTGTCGCGGAACGGTCCCGGCTCGCGCTCGGGGAGGCCTTCGCGCGGGAGCGCAACGCTCAGATCGACGCGGACTGCGGTCGGATCGAGAACGTGCGTGCCATCGTCGCGCGTGCCGAGAAGGCCGGACTGCTCGACGACGACGAGTGA
- a CDS encoding alkaline phosphatase D family protein — MTETSPDPRVGRRTLLRGAAVVGAGAVVLGSGAASSATARTTSAPALVRSGRPTLTHGVQAGDVLTREATLWSRADRPSRLVAEISRDRSFRRAVTVRGPVVTPETDFTGRFTVRGLPSGADLHYRVRAVDLRDPRRSSAPETGRLRTASQRGDDIRFQWSGDIAGQGWGVNPAYGGFRIVDAMQRRNPDFFLSSGDNVYADGPVAETVTLPDGTLWRNVVIEEKTKVAETLDEFRGQFKYNLLADNWRRYLASTPIVTQWDDHEVTNNWYPGEILTDARYTEKRVDVLAARGQQAFHEYMPVAPLSPDPDGRLYRVLHLGPLLDVFVLDMRTHKDANTVDTETQRDGGVLGQTQTRWLIRELERSRATWKVIAADLPIGLVVPDGGLQEGLAQGDPGAPLGRELDIAPVLTALKRAGIRNHVWLTADVHYTAAHHYSPDRAAYQEFDPFWEFVSGPLNAGAFGPNALDATFGPRAEFVAAPPRANTSPAEGFQFFGEVEIDGRSEELTVTLRDVDGAALFTKTLVPHRR, encoded by the coding sequence ATGACTGAGACCTCACCCGATCCCCGCGTCGGCCGCCGCACCCTGCTCCGCGGCGCTGCCGTCGTCGGCGCCGGTGCCGTCGTCCTCGGCTCCGGCGCCGCCTCCTCCGCCACTGCCCGTACGACCTCCGCCCCGGCGCTCGTCCGCAGCGGGCGACCGACCCTCACCCACGGCGTCCAGGCCGGCGACGTCCTCACGCGGGAGGCGACGCTCTGGTCGCGCGCCGACCGCCCGTCGCGCCTGGTCGCCGAGATCTCGCGCGACCGCTCGTTCCGCCGAGCCGTCACCGTACGAGGACCGGTCGTCACGCCCGAGACGGACTTCACCGGCCGGTTCACCGTACGAGGACTCCCGTCCGGGGCCGACCTCCACTACCGCGTCCGCGCCGTCGACCTCCGCGACCCGCGCCGCAGCAGCGCACCCGAGACGGGGCGTCTGCGCACGGCGTCGCAGCGCGGCGACGACATCCGCTTCCAGTGGTCCGGCGACATCGCCGGACAGGGCTGGGGCGTGAACCCGGCGTACGGGGGCTTCCGCATCGTCGACGCGATGCAACGTCGCAACCCCGACTTCTTCCTGTCCAGCGGCGACAACGTGTACGCCGACGGTCCGGTCGCCGAGACGGTGACGCTGCCCGACGGCACGCTGTGGCGCAACGTCGTGATCGAGGAGAAGACGAAGGTCGCCGAGACGCTCGACGAGTTCCGCGGCCAGTTCAAGTACAACCTGCTCGCCGACAACTGGCGCCGGTACCTTGCCAGCACGCCGATCGTGACGCAGTGGGACGACCACGAGGTCACGAACAACTGGTACCCGGGCGAGATCCTGACCGACGCCCGCTACACCGAGAAGCGCGTCGACGTGCTCGCCGCGCGCGGGCAGCAGGCCTTCCACGAGTACATGCCGGTCGCACCGCTCTCACCCGACCCGGACGGTCGCCTCTACCGCGTGCTGCACCTCGGGCCCCTGCTCGACGTGTTCGTCCTGGACATGCGCACGCACAAGGACGCCAACACCGTCGACACCGAGACGCAGCGCGACGGCGGGGTCCTCGGGCAGACGCAGACGCGGTGGCTCATCCGTGAGCTCGAGCGGTCGCGGGCCACCTGGAAGGTGATCGCCGCCGATCTCCCGATCGGGCTCGTCGTCCCGGACGGCGGCCTGCAGGAGGGCCTCGCACAAGGCGATCCGGGTGCACCGCTGGGTCGCGAGCTCGACATCGCACCGGTCCTCACCGCGCTGAAGCGGGCCGGGATCCGCAACCACGTCTGGCTGACCGCCGACGTCCACTACACCGCCGCGCACCACTACTCGCCGGACCGTGCGGCGTACCAGGAGTTCGACCCGTTCTGGGAGTTCGTCTCCGGCCCGCTCAACGCGGGCGCGTTCGGCCCCAACGCGCTCGACGCCACCTTCGGACCGAGGGCCGAGTTCGTGGCGGCACCGCCGCGGGCCAACACCTCGCCGGCCGAGGGGTTCCAGTTCTTCGGCGAGGTCGAGATCGACGGCCGGTCCGAGGAGCTGACCGTCACGCTGCGCGACGTCGACGGGGCGGCACTGTTCACCAAGACCCTGGTGCCCCACCGACGCTAG
- a CDS encoding dienelactone hydrolase family protein produces MPDVDLSRSGARDTSRALRGYLAEPTTPGPWPGVVLIHEAFGLVPTMRRHADKLAEMGYATLAVDLYSDGGARRCLVSTARAFSTGNGRAFADIDAARGWLIDREITNGKIGVIGFCLGGGFAILVAGRGGYDAAAVNYGVIPKDLDEAVVGSCPVVATYGTKDRVVRHGAERLEEALTRADVDHDVTVYAGAGHAFLNDEDAGPRVLRPVMRVAGIGPDPEATPQAWERIGAFFDKHLG; encoded by the coding sequence ATGCCCGACGTCGACCTGAGCCGCAGCGGCGCCCGCGACACGTCCCGCGCCCTGCGCGGCTACCTGGCCGAGCCCACCACCCCCGGTCCATGGCCGGGGGTGGTGCTCATCCACGAGGCGTTCGGCCTCGTCCCCACCATGCGTCGGCATGCGGACAAGCTCGCCGAGATGGGCTACGCGACCCTCGCCGTCGACCTCTACAGCGACGGCGGCGCGCGACGGTGTCTCGTCTCGACCGCCCGCGCGTTCTCCACCGGCAATGGCCGCGCGTTCGCCGACATCGACGCGGCGCGCGGGTGGTTGATCGACCGCGAGATCACCAACGGCAAGATCGGCGTGATCGGCTTCTGCCTCGGCGGCGGCTTCGCGATCCTCGTGGCCGGTCGCGGCGGGTACGACGCGGCGGCGGTCAACTACGGCGTGATCCCGAAGGACCTCGACGAGGCGGTCGTCGGCTCGTGCCCGGTGGTCGCGACGTACGGGACCAAGGACCGCGTCGTGCGCCACGGAGCCGAGCGGCTCGAGGAGGCGCTGACCCGTGCGGATGTGGACCACGACGTCACCGTGTACGCCGGCGCCGGCCACGCCTTCCTCAACGACGAGGACGCCGGTCCACGCGTCCTTCGCCCGGTGATGCGCGTCGCGGGCATCGGCCCCGACCCCGAGGCGACCCCGCAGGCGTGGGAGCGCATCGGCGCGTTCTTCGACAAGCACCTCGGCTGA